From one Anticarsia gemmatalis isolate Benzon Research Colony breed Stoneville strain chromosome 20, ilAntGemm2 primary, whole genome shotgun sequence genomic stretch:
- the LOC142981660 gene encoding retinol dehydrogenase 14-like, whose amino-acid sequence MWLIWLIMILVSIKVYNKITNGKCYADNVMSGKVAIITGGNSGIGYETALELARRGAKVILGCRDDKRGQKAADSIIKKTKNNSVRYMHLDLSSFKSVRKFVDDFKNSESKLDILINNAGASGVHRDLTEDGIIRDMQVNHFGPFLLTVLLTPILKKSAPSRVIIVSSTYHRFGTVNDLNRPHSYVRTYCDSKLCNVLFSNELARRLEDTEVVVNCLHPGHVNTSFYRATALEKLRTLILYSFFKNPVEGAQTSLYLAVSDDCDQVTGKYFVDCKEGFMGLKARDEELAASLWEMSEKMVGLTPDELL is encoded by the coding sequence ATGTGGTTAATATGGTTGATAATGATATTAGTTTCAATAAAAGTGTACAATAAGATAACAAATGGAAAGTGTTACGCTGACAATGTGATGAGCGGCAAGGTTGCCATCATCACGGGCGGGAACAGTGGGATTGGATACGAAACCGCCTTAGAATTGGCAAGAAGAGGCGCTAAAGTGATACTAGGTTGTAGAGATGATAAACGTGGACAAAAAGCAGCAGATTCAATCATAAAGAAGACTAAAAACAACAGCGTCAGATACATGCATTTGGACTTAAGCTCTTTTAAATCTGTGAGGAAATTCGTCGATGATTTCAAGAATTCAGAATCAAAATTGGACATTTTGATAAACAATGCCGGCGCCAGCGGTGTTCATAGAGATTTGACTGAGGACGGCATCATACGAGATATGCAGGTCAATCACTTCGGACCGTTTCTATTGACTGTCTTATTAACACCTATTTTGAAGAAATCAGCTCCAAGCAGAGTGATCATTGTGTCATCAACATACCATAGATTTGGTACTGTAAACGATCTGAATAGACCACATTCGTATGTCCGGACATACTGTGATAGTAAGCTATGCAATGTGTTGTTCAGTAACGAATTGGCGCGAAGATTGGAAGACACAGAAGTGGTGGTGAACTGCCTGCATCCAGGTCACGTGAACACAAGTTTCTACAGAGCTACTGCTTTAGAAAAACTGAGGACTTTGATTTTGTATTCTTTCTTCAAGAACCCAGTAGAAGGAGCGCAGACAAGCCTGTATTTAGCTGTATCTGATGACTGTGATCAAGTAACGGGGAAGTACTTTGTGGATTGTAAAGAAGGTTTCATGGGTTTGAAGGCCCGAGACGAAGAATTAGCAGCCAGTTTATGGGAAATGTCTGAAAAAATGGTGGGGCTAACGCCTGATGAATTGTTATAA